From Chryseobacterium joostei, the proteins below share one genomic window:
- a CDS encoding ATP-dependent Clp protease ATP-binding subunit: protein MGVLVTNETVKQLFHIAQSIAKENYNANYGGPHILQALMHKDIGLNEFLKNIDKDPGYFYEWADVRIEEYPKTNHLPDEVAQDDAVDTLIEEADDIRLKLGLDEVTPICILTAIVKPQVVFSLQQLKSLPLREHDIFNLYRKDTPFAVSENGDFASLFSNGSDFTDSSFPSIKSYCVDRTAQARNGSLENIIGRDKELRMLVEILCRRSKPNVIIIGEPGVGKTALVEGFAIEITKGNVPEMLKNGTLLELDTGALLAGTSYKGEIEDRLKKVINECKKIEKAILFIDEIHTLLDPKGSIGNVANLLKPELARGEITVIGATTQEEYRKIIEPEQAFNRRFEVLTVNEPDEKTCVKMIDVLLDGYKKHHGIEVEKTSIPECVRLAKRYAKGKKLPDAAIDLLDRTMAAIKMLDELSEKELGSWKESYDAILQEEFLDNKDKADELIWTYNLLRDKISPILWGSLSEQPAIDNSMPVDQIQKIIEDTYAELLQHAAKKREKVDRLELAAVMAAKTNIPIGKIQAQEKEKLLNMESLLLNRVVGQDHALKILSDAIVENRSGLNKPGQPIGSFFLLGPTGTGKTELAKSMAELLFNDEKAMVRFDMSEFKEEHSAALLYGAPPGYVGYEEGGMLVNKIRQQPYTVVLFDEIEKAHHSVFDVFLQIMDEGKVHDKLGKEGDFSNALILFTSNIGSEEIVKQFEEGKIPESSSLMQIMSNSGRFRPEFLARITEIIPFAPITESIAERIFNIQLKSLHTSLTRLGIALKITDDAVRNLALGGFSSKYGARQISGVIRAQLARPISKMIVREEVKSGQTIHVDWNNEEEKLSWKVD, encoded by the coding sequence ATGGGAGTACTAGTAACCAACGAAACAGTAAAACAGCTATTTCATATTGCTCAGTCGATAGCGAAGGAAAATTATAATGCCAACTACGGAGGTCCACATATTTTGCAGGCCTTAATGCATAAAGATATTGGTCTTAATGAATTTTTAAAGAATATAGATAAAGATCCTGGCTATTTCTACGAATGGGCGGATGTTCGTATTGAAGAATATCCTAAAACCAACCATCTTCCAGACGAAGTAGCTCAGGATGATGCTGTAGATACCCTTATAGAAGAAGCAGATGATATCCGATTAAAACTGGGATTGGATGAGGTTACGCCCATCTGTATCCTAACGGCCATTGTAAAGCCTCAGGTTGTATTTTCATTACAGCAACTAAAATCTCTTCCGTTAAGAGAACATGATATTTTTAATCTGTACAGAAAAGATACCCCGTTTGCCGTTTCAGAAAACGGTGATTTTGCATCATTATTTTCAAATGGATCAGACTTTACAGATTCATCATTTCCATCCATTAAAAGCTATTGTGTAGACAGAACAGCACAGGCAAGAAACGGAAGCCTGGAAAATATTATCGGTAGAGATAAAGAACTCAGAATGCTGGTTGAAATCCTTTGCCGTAGAAGCAAGCCAAACGTAATCATCATTGGAGAGCCGGGAGTTGGAAAAACAGCATTGGTAGAAGGCTTTGCCATTGAAATCACAAAAGGAAATGTTCCGGAAATGCTTAAAAACGGTACCCTTTTAGAACTGGACACCGGAGCATTATTGGCAGGTACCTCTTATAAAGGAGAAATAGAAGATCGTTTGAAGAAAGTTATCAACGAATGCAAGAAAATTGAAAAAGCAATTCTTTTCATTGATGAAATTCACACGCTTTTAGATCCAAAAGGAAGCATCGGAAACGTAGCCAATTTATTAAAGCCGGAATTGGCAAGAGGTGAAATCACTGTAATTGGAGCCACTACTCAGGAGGAATACAGAAAGATTATTGAGCCGGAACAGGCATTTAACCGTCGTTTTGAAGTATTAACCGTTAATGAGCCGGATGAAAAGACCTGCGTAAAAATGATTGACGTTCTTCTTGATGGGTACAAAAAACACCACGGCATCGAAGTAGAAAAAACATCCATTCCGGAATGTGTACGTTTGGCAAAAAGATATGCAAAAGGTAAAAAATTACCGGATGCAGCAATTGACTTGCTGGACAGAACTATGGCTGCCATCAAAATGCTTGATGAACTTTCCGAAAAAGAACTTGGAAGCTGGAAAGAAAGCTACGATGCTATTTTACAAGAAGAATTTCTCGATAATAAAGACAAGGCAGACGAACTGATCTGGACATACAATTTATTGAGAGACAAAATAAGCCCTATTTTATGGGGATCATTAAGCGAACAGCCTGCCATCGACAATTCGATGCCTGTAGATCAGATTCAGAAGATTATTGAAGACACCTATGCTGAACTGTTACAACATGCTGCTAAAAAAAGAGAAAAAGTAGACCGTCTGGAATTGGCTGCAGTAATGGCTGCAAAAACCAATATACCAATTGGAAAAATTCAGGCTCAGGAAAAAGAAAAACTCCTGAATATGGAATCCCTACTATTAAATAGAGTGGTAGGACAGGATCATGCATTGAAAATACTTTCCGATGCCATTGTTGAAAACCGAAGCGGATTGAATAAACCAGGTCAGCCAATCGGTTCATTCTTCCTTTTAGGACCTACCGGAACAGGTAAGACAGAACTTGCAAAATCAATGGCAGAATTATTATTCAACGATGAAAAGGCAATGGTTCGTTTCGATATGTCGGAATTTAAAGAAGAACACTCAGCAGCATTATTATACGGAGCGCCTCCGGGATATGTAGGTTATGAAGAAGGAGGCATGCTGGTTAACAAGATCAGACAACAGCCTTATACCGTTGTTTTATTTGATGAAATTGAAAAAGCTCACCATTCCGTTTTTGATGTATTCCTTCAAATCATGGACGAGGGAAAAGTACATGATAAACTTGGAAAAGAGGGCGACTTCAGTAATGCACTGATTTTATTCACTTCCAATATCGGAAGCGAGGAAATCGTAAAACAGTTTGAAGAAGGAAAAATTCCGGAATCATCCTCGCTGATGCAGATCATGTCGAATTCAGGAAGATTCAGACCAGAATTCTTAGCCAGAATTACAGAGATTATTCCTTTTGCACCGATTACAGAATCTATTGCAGAAAGAATTTTCAATATCCAGCTGAAATCACTTCATACTTCATTAACAAGATTAGGAATTGCCTTAAAAATCACTGATGATGCCGTAAGAAACCTTGCATTAGGAGGGTTTAGCAGTAAATATGGAGCCAGACAAATTTCCGGAGTAAT